The following proteins come from a genomic window of Cryptosporangium phraense:
- a CDS encoding LGFP repeat-containing protein has protein sequence MGLLAISPFATAAAEAAEPSSPLCHTGTWETGRTANPWAKETPREVVRTGPRLYRVYEREWISADSGARVIGTRVHRCEGHTQQKAKSVVGFGLNERYMFDGTTLVRTSQVGWREVVGSINDKWASLGYEQGIVGYPTSNETSTPTKTGAFNHFSKNASIYWSPATGAHEVHGLIRDKWASMGWERGDMGFPVTDEIRTPRKTGAFNHFQAGWSIYWSPATGAHEVHGQIRDRWAALGWENSQLGFPTSDEFATTDGGRRTNFQNNCYIQWYPGRGATAYCNSIPRF, from the coding sequence GTGGGCCTGCTAGCGATCAGCCCCTTCGCGACGGCGGCGGCAGAAGCCGCGGAGCCGTCCAGCCCGCTGTGTCATACCGGAACGTGGGAGACCGGGCGAACGGCCAACCCGTGGGCCAAGGAAACACCGCGGGAGGTCGTGCGCACCGGGCCGCGTCTATACCGGGTGTACGAGCGAGAGTGGATCAGCGCCGACAGCGGCGCGAGAGTAATCGGGACACGTGTCCACCGCTGCGAGGGACACACACAGCAGAAAGCCAAATCGGTGGTGGGCTTCGGCCTAAACGAGCGCTACATGTTCGACGGCACGACGCTGGTCAGAACCTCACAAGTCGGGTGGCGGGAGGTGGTCGGATCGATCAACGACAAGTGGGCTTCGCTCGGCTACGAGCAAGGCATCGTGGGATATCCAACGAGCAACGAAACATCCACTCCCACCAAGACCGGAGCGTTCAACCACTTCAGCAAGAACGCGTCGATCTACTGGTCCCCAGCTACCGGAGCACACGAAGTCCACGGACTCATCCGCGATAAATGGGCGTCGATGGGCTGGGAACGCGGCGACATGGGCTTCCCAGTAACCGATGAGATCCGCACACCACGCAAGACCGGCGCGTTCAACCATTTCCAGGCCGGATGGTCGATCTACTGGTCTCCCGCAACAGGCGCGCACGAAGTCCACGGCCAGATTCGCGACCGCTGGGCGGCACTCGGCTGGGAGAACAGCCAGCTCGGCTTCCCGACATCAGATGAATTCGCGACCACCGATGGTGGTCGTCGCACCAACTTCCAGAACAACTGCTACATCCAGTGGTACCCGGGTCGAGGCGCGACCGCGTACTGCAACAGCATTCCACGGTTCTAG